From a region of the Triticum aestivum cultivar Chinese Spring chromosome 7D, IWGSC CS RefSeq v2.1, whole genome shotgun sequence genome:
- the LOC123163778 gene encoding nucleolin has product MEAADLAADGRIIKADFTDAGAYQLRERMREKLREFEGSAEDSIADYVIVLLRNGKRKDQARKALYILLGVDDSALFISWLWDHLSLNLHLYVQTQEQEVENKDDEIPKELSGRHKSPEVHARRDQMPLEHTSESNTTIRSRNKRDWKGTGRESNRNFPLRSVLTDILHGEEKKLQKSTEIRQPPSSNQRNGRKRDREDEPQQTKRELPSRPVLGASRRLLQFAVRDAVKAVQQTSSSTEPSSKRLRSVVSTVSTDNQHGKMSQRSTDSLHDRRSERATDSLHDRRSERSADNPNDKRVERKRQILQVPGAALALRAAAEAAADSSKARSTGSVFSRLGQGNSVNKPSRSREEKRGYDDFEPATTLEDHDSDQHDNDEQISGDLEIADGEDEMNVDTTSDEDADIDDEMTRYQSSDSHVVEKKYTLTKCSAEPETNKTKHSSLSYEEQPVSSAPIRASKTVAVPVNPISVEPPNFGTPKDVHVVEKPDITPMNANVASPAINVKELGHGEVQKDSQRSATSVSSSYSTAHPTEDADSRTLYVSNVHFAATKDSLSRHFNKFGAVLKVVIVTNAATGQPTGSAYVEFLHTESAERALSLNGTSFMTRILKVVRRSSHEAAHFYGWPGSGRSSYARGRMAYPRGVLPGSSFRGRTPMKAGARSFQWKREPSGTESNAGAKPDMSVALASAEQVLPPAT; this is encoded by the exons ATGGAGGCGGCCGATCTCGCCGCGGACGGCCGCATCATCAAGGCCGACTTCACCGACGCCGGCGCCTACCAGCTCCGGGAGCGCATGCGGGAGAAGCTCCGTGAGTTCGAGGGCAGCGCCGAAGACTCCATCGCG GACTACGTTATTGTGCTTCTCAGGAATGGAAAACGCAAGGACCAGGCCAGGAAGGCGCTCTATATTTTATTAGGAGTTGATGATAGTGCATTGTTTATTTCATG GCTGTGGGATCATCtatctttaaatttgcacttgtaTGTGCAAACACAAGAGCAGGAGGTGGAAAACAAGGACGATGAAATCCCAAAAGAACTATCTGGAAGACATAAATCACCTGAGGTGCACGCGAGAAGAGATCAAATGCCTCTTGAGCACACAAGTGAATCAAATACGACCATCAGGAGTCGGAATAAGAGGGATTGGAAAGGAACTGGCAGGGAGAGTAACAGAAACTTTCCACTTCGAAGTGTACTAACGGATATTTTGCACGGAGAAGAGAAAAAGCTGCAAAAGTCTACTGAAATACGACAGCCTCCATCATCTAATCAACGGAATGGCAGAAAGCGTGATCGGGAGGATGAACCACAACAAACAAAG AGAGAACTGCCTTCTCGTCCGGTGCTTGGTGCTTCCCGTCGTCTTCTGCAGTTCGCCGTTCGAGATGCTGTAAAAGCTGTACAGCAAACCAGCAGCTCTACGGAGCCATCTTCTAAGCGCCTACGCTCTGTTGTTTCCACGGTATCCACAGACAACCAGCATGGTAAAATGTCACAAAGATCTACAGACAGCCTACATGACAGGAGATCAGAGAGAGCTACAGACAGCCTGCATGACAGGAGATCAGAAAGATCTGCAGACAACCCAAATGATAAAAGagtagaaagaaaaaggcaaattcTACAAGTACCTGGAGCTGCTTTAGCTCTTAGAGCTGCTGCAGAGGCTGCTGCAGACTCTTCCAAAGCAAGATCTACTGGAAGTGTGTTCAGTAGATTGGGTCAAGGGAATTCTGTGAATAAACCATCTCGTTCTCGTGAAGAGAAGAGAGGCTATGATGATTTTGAACCAGCTACAACGTTAGAAGATCACGACTCTGATCAGCATGATAATGACGAGCAGATATCTGGAGACCTGGAGATAGCAGACGGGGAAGATGAAATGAATGTTGATACTACCTCTGATGAGGATGCGGACATAGATGATGAAATGACTAGATACCAAAGTTCTGATTCACATGTTGTGGAGAAGAAATATACATTGACAAAATGCAGCGCTGAACCTGAGACCAATAAAACAAAGCATTCTAGTTTGAGTTATGAGGAGCAACCTGTTTCTTCGGCACCAATAAGAGCAAGCAAAACTGTTGCTGTTCCAGTTAACCCCATTTCCGTGGAACCTCCAAATTTTGGAACACCAAAAGATGTTCATGTTGTGGAGAAGCCGGACATCACACCCATGAATGCTAATGTTGCCTCTCCAGCTATTAATGTCAAA GAATTAGGTCATGGAGAAGTCCAAAAGGATTCACAGCGGTCTGCAACATCTG TTTCTAGTTCATATAGCACTGCCCATCCCACAGAAGATGCGGATTCAAGGACCCTCTATGTTAGCAAT GTTCACTTTGCTGCCACCAAGGACTCGCTGTCTCGCCATTTCAACAAGTTTGGTGCAGTGCTGAAAGTAGTCATTGTTACTAATGCTGCAACTGGGCAGCCAACAGG GTCCGCCTATGTCGAGTTTTTACACACAGAGTCGGCTGAAAGAGCTCTGTCATTGAATGGCACATCATTTATGACGCGCATTCTAAAG GTCGTGAGGCGAAGCTCCCATGAAGCTGCTCACTTTTATGGTTGGCCTGGTAGTGGTCGATCATCATATGCTAGGGGTAGGATGGCATACCCAAGGGGTGTTCTCCCTGGTAGCTCATTTAGAGGGCGTACTCCGATGAAAGCAGGTGCCAGAAGTTTTCAGTGGAAACGTGAGCCTTCAGGCACCGAGTCAAATGCAGGTGCAAAACCCGACATGAGTGTGGCATTGGCTTCAGCTGAGCAGGTGCTTCCACCAGCCACATAG